One genomic window of Vulpes vulpes isolate BD-2025 chromosome 11, VulVul3, whole genome shotgun sequence includes the following:
- the LRRC51 gene encoding leucine-rich repeat-containing protein 51 isoform X3 gives MVEFQALVTDLTSEEPRSGLRPLRHSKSGKSLTQSLWLNNNILNDLRDFNHVVSLLLEHPENLAWIDLSFNDLTSIDPVLTTFFNLSVLYLHGNSIQRLGEVNKLAVLPRLRSLTLHGNPIEEEKGYRQYVLCTLPRITTFDFSGVTKADRATAEVWKHMNIKPKKVRIKQNAL, from the exons ATCTGACAAGCGAGGAGCCACGGTCAGGGCTACGACCACTAAGGCACTCAAAGTCAGGGAAGTCACTGACCCAGTCCCTGTGGCTGAACAACAATATCCTTAATGACCTGAGAGACTTCAACCATGTGGTTTCACTGCTTCTGGAGCATCCAGAGAACCTGGCCTGGATCGACCTGTCCTTCAACGACCTGACTTCCATTGACCCT GTTCTGACAACTTTCTTCAACCTCAGTGTACTCTATCTCCATGGCAACAGCATCCAGCGGCTGGGAGAGGTCAACAAGCTGGCTGTCCTCCCGAGGCTCCGGAGCCTGACACTCCATGGGAACCCcatagaggaagagaaggggtaTAG GCAATATGTGCTGTGCACCCTGCCCCGTATCACCACATTCGACTTCAGTGGGGTCACCAAAGCAGACCGTGCCACAGCTGAAGTGTGGAAACACATGAACATCAAGCCTAAGAAGGTCCGGATCAAGCAGAATGCACTCTGA
- the LAMTOR1 gene encoding ragulator complex protein LAMTOR1 has translation MGCCYSSENEDSDQDREERKLLLDPSSPPTKALNGAEPNYHSLPPTRTDEQALLSSILAKTASNIIDVSAADSQGMEQHEYMDRARQYSTRLAVLSSSLTHWKKLPPLPSLTSQPHQVLASEPIPFSDLQQVSRIAAYAYSALSQIRVDAKEELVVQFGIP, from the exons ATGGGGTGCTGCTACAGCAGCGAGAACGAGGACTCGGACCAG GACCGAGAGGAACGGAAGCTGCTGCTGGACCCTAGCAGCCCCCCTACCAAAGCCCTCAATGGAGCTGAGCCCAACTACCACAGCCTGCCTCCCACCCGCACAGATGAGCAGGCCCTGCTCTCCTCCATCCTTGCTAAAACAGCCAG CAACATCATTGACGTGTCTGCTGCGgactcccagggcatggagcagCATGAGTACATGGATCGGGCAAGGCAGTACAG CACCCGCTTGGCTGTGCTGAGCAGCAGCCTGACCCACTGGAAGAAGCTGCCACCGCTGCCATCTCTCACCAGCCAGCCCCACCAAGTGCTGGCCAGCGAGCCCATCCCCTTCTCTGATTTGCAGCAG gtctccaggatagctGCTTATGCCTACAGTGCACTTTCTCAGATCCGAGTGGACGCAAAAGAGGAGCTGGTTGTACAGTTTGGGATCCCATGA